In one Capra hircus breed San Clemente chromosome 22, ASM170441v1, whole genome shotgun sequence genomic region, the following are encoded:
- the LOC102173049 gene encoding 15 kDa protein B-like yields the protein MAGAWKALVLVAGLAAVACVAQRGLSYEEIVTQALKFFNQGRRGQRIFGLLESTPPPPGLNSTTIPLNFRIKETVCFLFRYRRRPRQCPFREGGEERNCTGSFFMLRQLRLLSLNCVPDRELEPEPRRRGRTLLSLPGEDPPQLDSSNLPPAARDLYERAKYDILSNILRNF from the exons ATGGCAGGGGCTTGGAAGGCACTGGTGCTGGTAGCAGGCTTGGCAGCCGTGGCCTGTGTGGCCCAGCGTGGTCTGAGCTATGAAGAGATTGTCACCCAGGCCTTGAAGTTCTTCAACCAGGGGCGGCGAGGACAGCGCATCTTTGGCCTGCTGGAAAGCACCCCGCCGCCACCTGGTTTG AACTCCACCACGATCCCGCTCAACTTCAGGATTAAAGAGACTGTGTGCTTCCTGTTCCGGTACCGCCGAAGACCCCGACAGTGTCCTTTCAGGGAGGGCGGG GAGGAGCGGAACTGCACCGGCTCCTTCTTTATGCTGCGGCAACTCCGCCTCCTGTCGCTCAACTGCGTGCCGGACCGTGAGCTGGAGCCGGAG CCCCGCCGCCGGGGGAGGACTCTGCTGAGTCTTCCGGGGGAAGACCCTCCACAACTTGACAGCTCCAACCTGCCACCTGCGGCCAGGGACCTGTACGAGAGAGCCAAGTACGacatcctctccaacatcctGAGGAATTTCTag